In Drosophila nasuta strain 15112-1781.00 chromosome 2R, ASM2355853v1, whole genome shotgun sequence, a single genomic region encodes these proteins:
- the LOC132785215 gene encoding ras-related protein Rab-7a-like, which produces MIIPSGILIFLFIQVQQRDILGDNKPKLNILILGDDSVGKTSLVYRHINKEYSGECQTTFGADLFTKEFILDDTLVSLQIWDTTGHDEFKCMGMSFYEAAHGCILVFDVTSRKSFENLKLWWDGFFMTNKKNPNEFPVAVVGNKIDLENERKVSKQEAQDWCNSLSIPYFECSSKDDINVQQVFEALTAKLVDTHKL; this is translated from the exons ATGATTATTCCATCCGGAATTT taatatttctttttattcagGTCCAACAAAGAGACATTTTAGGAGACAATAAACCGAAGCTGAATATCTTGATCTTGGGAGACGATTCCGTTGGAAAAACTTCtctggtatatcgacatatcAACAAGGAATATTCTGGTGAATGCCAAACAACGTTTGGAGCGGATCTTTTTACAAAGGAATTCATTCTTGATGACACTTTGGTTTCCCTGCAG ATTTGGGACACAACGGGACATgatgaatttaaatgtatggGCATGTCATTCTATGAAGCAGCCCATGGCTGCATTTTAGTCTTTGATGTTACTAGTCGAAAATCATTCGAAAATCTTAAATTGTGGTGGGATGGATTTTTtatgacaaataaaaaaaaccctAATGAATTCCCGGTTGCTGTTGTGGGTAACAAAATTGACTTGGAAAATGAACGAAAA GTGTCAAAGCAAGAGGCTCAAGATTGGTGTAATTCCTTATCAATTCCCTACTTTGAGTGCTCCTCGAAGGATGACATAAATGTGCAACAGGTGTTTGAAGCGTTGACAGCCAAACTTGTAGACACCCATAAgttataa
- the LOC132787249 gene encoding ras-related protein Rab-7a-like, with product MSRNNKSMLKILLLGDENVGKSSLVYRYINEEYSGKCKTTIGVDLFRKDLIRNHNLVSLQIWDTSGFDGFNKMGTAFYRSADCCIFVFDVTCRKSFESLNFWRDGFFVMANKENPYEFPVTVVATKIDLENEREVSKQEAQDWCNSLSIPYFECSSKDDINVQQMFEAITAKLVDTYKL from the exons ATGTCGCGAAACAATAAATCGATGCTGAAGATCTTGCTCTTGGGGGACGAAAACGTTGGAAAATCTTCtctggtatatcgatatatcaatgAAGAATATTCTGGTAAATGCAAAACAACGATTGGAGTGGATCTATTTAGAAAGGATTTGATTCGAAATCACAATTTGGTTTCCCTGCAG ATTTGGGACACATCTGGGTTTGATGGATTTAATAAAATGGGCACGGCATTCTATAGATCAGCCGattgctgcatttttgtctttGATGTTACGTGTCGAAAATCATTCGAAAGTCTTAATTTTTGGCGGGATGGATTTTTTGTAATGGCAAATAAAGAGAATCCTTACGAATTCCCGGTTACTGTTGTGGCTACTAAAATTGACTTGGAAAACGAAAGAGAA GTGTCAAAGCAAGAGGCTCAAGATTGGTGTAATTCCTTATCAATTCCCTACTTTGAGTGCTCCTCGAAGGATGACATAAATGTGCAACAGATGTTTGAAGCGATAACAGCCAAACTTGTAGACACCTATaagttataa
- the LOC132784074 gene encoding ras-related protein Rab-7a-like, giving the protein MSKNNKSMLKILLLGEKLVGKTSLAYRYINGKYICDLKTTIGEDQFTKALTPNGTLVSLQTLDTTGLVLHDPKSTAVTPCINLYRSADCCIFVFDVTCRDSFESLKTRRIEFFMLANKEKPNEFPVAVVGNKIDLESKRKVSKQEAQDWCKSFSIPYFECSSKDDINVQQVFEAMTAKLVDTHKL; this is encoded by the exons ATGTcgaaaaacaataaatcgATGCTGAAAATCTTGCTCTTGGGGGAGAAGTTGGTTGGAAAAACTTCTCtggcatatcgatatatcaatggaaaatatatttgtgatTTGAAAACAACGATTGGAGAGGATCAATTTACAAAGGCATTGACTCCAAATGGCACTTTGGTTTCCCTGCAG ACTTTGGACACAACTGGGCTTGTACTACATGATCCTAAGAGCACGGCAGTAACGCCGTGTATAAACTTGTATAGATCAGCCGattgctgcatttttgtctttGATGTTACGTGTCGAGATTCATTTGAAAGTCTTAAGACTCGgagaattgaattttttatgttaGCAAATAAAGAGAAACCTAACGAATTCCCGGTTGCTGTTGTGGGTAATAAAATTGACTTAGAATCTAAAAGAAAA GTGTCAAAGCAAGAGGCTCAAGATTGGTGTAAATCGTTTTCCATTCCCTACTTTGAGTGCTCCTCGAAGGATGACATAAATGTGCAACAGGTGTTCGAAGCGATGACAGCCAAACTTGTAGACACCCATAAgttataa
- the LOC132784072 gene encoding actin maturation protease, which yields MSQGISITPPPPPPIPPTNSVHTSAGTNASVVKLQLANNEYSWALDHPEVQKGCFLSRVCQHAPPKECQYYNIASILQNGPTCGLTALSMLLNGQPTAGELLTEAVKQHYTINGEMFSAQYLYELSQKYLACELYDDTLNCANIKDRLCAGCCLLVPYDADVNHAPCQKSGHRAHWALIVGYLIDDQDEFHVLARHGKTRNLAVWSLSALSESNANLVEFAQPKGYPDCTFLLPPGGINGPLGLNERAILVNGLSQEIVKVV from the exons ATGTCTCAAGGCATATCTATTACGCCGCCGCCTCCCCCACCAATACCACCCACCAACAGTGTTCACACATCGGCTGGAACTAATGCCAGTGTCgttaaattgcaattggcaAACAATGAATACAGTTGGGCATTGGATCATCCAGAGGTGCAGAAGGGATGCTTTCTAAGTCGAGTGTGTCAGCATGCTCCGCCCAAGGAGTGTCAATATTATAACATTGCAAGCATACTGCAA AATGGTCCCACCTGTGGCTTAACAGCGCTCAGTATGCTGCTCAATGGACAACCGACGGCAGGGGAATTGCTCACTGAGGCTGTAAAACAACACTATACCATAAATGGAGAAATGTTCAGTGCGCAGTATTTATATGAATTGTCACAAAAGTACTTAGCTTGTGAACTCTACGATGACACTCTAAATTGTGCAAACATCAAGGATCGTTTATGTGCTGGATGCTGTTTATTAGTCCC TTATGATGCAGATGTCAATCATGCGCCTTGCCAGAAGTCCGGACATCGAGCTCACTGGGCCCTGATTGTGGGCTACCTGATTGATGACCAGGATGAG TTCCATGTGCTGGCGCGACATGGTAAGACACGCAATCTGGCTGTGTGGTCGCTGTCAGCGCTCAGTGAGAGCAATGCCAATCTCGTAGAGTTTGCCCAGCCCAAGGGATATCCTGACTGCACCTTCCTGCTGCCACCTGGGGGAATAAATGGACCACTTGGACTCAACGAACGTGCCATTCTAGTGAATGGATTGTCCCAGGAAATTGTTAAAGTTGTTTGA
- the LOC132784075 gene encoding U6 snRNA-associated Sm-like protein LSm3 → MATEEEQLSQVILPVKEPLDLIRLSLDEKVYVKMRNERELRGRLHAFDQHLNMVLGDAEETVTTVEIDEETYEEVYKTTKRTIPMLFVRGDGVILVSPPMRVG, encoded by the exons ATGGCAACTGAAGAGGAACAG CTTAGCCAGGTCATATTGCCGGTCAAAGAGCCGCTGGATCTGATCCGTCTCAGCTTAGACGAGAAGGTCTATGTAAAGATGCGAAATGAGCGGGAACTGCGGGGCAGATTACACGCATTCGATCAGCACTTGAACATGGTGCTGGGCGATGCAGAGGAAACAGTGACAACCGTGGAAATCGACGAGGAAACGTACGAAGAAGTCTACAAGACCACAAAGCGCACAATTCCCATGCTCTTTGTGAGAGGAGACGGTGTCATCCTCGTGTCGCCGCCCATGAGAGTGGGCTAG
- the LOC132784064 gene encoding phosphofurin acidic cluster sorting protein 2, giving the protein MKMVDKSSKLMDKFVTSSGGGGGAERGGSGVSAAAAANAAAAAAAAASAAAANSAGGLGGGGAGSAAGGAVTASNGGQKPVPMKLFAAWEVDRTPPNCIPRLCSLTITRLSILTPLPGDTTSLSLAVKMQSSKRTLRSHEIPINGSALTSAASSRESSMQGNSPLANVIGGGSNLIGTPGNVGNAGIGTNLALIPLTETELDLHFSLQYPHFIKRDGNRLVILLQRRKKYKSRTILGYKTLAEGIIRMDAVLQKSMDMIIELTASGKNGRPGTVVACLRAERVSSIPVDHDNKNNNSVLLADRITEYSDEDEEAEFSSGEFNDEANDLAITGYDQKRDYNPAKHDMRKYRNKLQRSGIEDIAIVGHHPHQHHPVVVDSDSEFEMKDKSSSRAKFSRTISLQQRNFKQKIVALLKRFKASEELEDETHSGTAALRGERDLDALFQELESLSCCEGDDSGPDMDSISIGSTPKPSLRPFFTNSRIMLHDNLTGNGGGGALGSSGGIGGTPGNSERRSSDKSDQLTNSSYNIENNKNQKSIHLTNNNNSATTPDRGGNDSSGNEGNAGYTDGQNSDPQNSPPRDKDYLHRQHHQQLTPVSSVGGNMGSSSITPPHAQTEKRSRLFRTSSNTPAVAGGGGSGAGAGNVSNSSSAVGKRKHTLSLSAEPRSALETCLSPTNVEPRKLLLDQLSRVFAGDDNVIPEVVTIISPPEALGGSTLLAKLVTLFANSFKPAFVPQNTAEVKAVLQALMAKIQKYCNSNAKPPHTVKVLLIGGDWLQGATLRHYVELLGVRPPDWLNHLRFYLVPIGGGSSNGSVARHLSQMDQAYAAMFGSDNWSQLCERAAATAAAVSAVTTVNATALTANLADAAAVAKSDIAELVQRIQRYLHAAGPCTQIPIAEAMVNYKDEDSCQIFVPFVSDVRIGYLDAQASLDLEENAGSNAAGTASSGGSGNASSLPIPIGGQSTPGVSGSPPQQLLLQQQGGQSQGQNMGRISPPLQTPPSSGNSHRDRGSSDAQNTPSSLSSQTFSGALAAAEAVELQVDYWPLVRPGDQHVKESKGGMSRGGDSGGGKNSIKSTFRNLQVWRLPQHAQQLGDMSNGLTVSFATREKKQKQIMRLGKKKDKERDLEKEQCVEGVARLICSPKQSHPVPLRVYIDGTEWTGVKFFQLSSQWQTHVKNFPIALIGCTPMSCAELT; this is encoded by the exons ACTCTGCTCATTGACAATAACGCGTCTCTCGATACTGACACCTCTGCCAGGAGACACGACATCGCTGTCGCTGGCGGTGAAGATGCAGAGTTCGAAGCGCACGTTGCGCAGCCACGAGATACCCATTAATGGCAGTGCTCTGACCTCGGCGGCCTCTAGTCGGGAGAGCAGCATGCAGGGCAACTCTCCGCTGGCCAATGTGATTGGCGGTGGCTCCAACTTGATTGGCACACCGGGGAATGTGGGCAATGCAGGAATCGGCACGAATCTGGCGTTGATTCCGCTAACTGAGACGGAGCTGGACTTGCACTTTAGTTTGCAGTATCCGCACTTTATCAAGAGAGATGGCAATAG ACTGGTGATTTTGCTGCAACGCCGCAAGAAATACAAATCGCGCACCATTTTGGGCTACAAGACGCTGGCCGAGGGCATCATACGCATGGATGCAGTGCTCCAAAAGTCAATGGACATGATCATTGAGCTGACAGCATCCGGAAAGAATGGCAGACCCGGCACAGTTGTCGCTTGTCTGCGTGCCGAACGCGTCTCCTCCATTCCAGTTGATCAtgacaataagaacaacaacagcgtgCTGCTGGCAG ATCGCATCACCGAGTATtcggacgaggacgaggaggCCGAGTTTAGTTCGGGTGAATTCAACGACGAGGCTAACGATTTGGCCATAACGGGCTACGATCAGAAGCGCGATTACAACCCGGCCAAGCATGATATGCGCAAGTATCGCAACAAGCTGCAAAGATCGGGCATTGAGGATATCGCAATAGTCGGACACCATCCGCATCAGCATCATCCCGTCGTCGTCGACAGTGACAGCGAGTTCGAGATGAAAGACAAGAGTTCGTCCCGCGCCAAGTTCAGTCGG ACAATTTCGCTGCAACAGCGCAACTTCAAGCAGAAAATTGTCGCGCTACTGAAACGGTTCAAGGCGAGCGAGGAGCTAGAGGATGAGACGCACAGTGGAACGGCGGCGCTGCGTGGGGAACGTGATTTGGACGCACTCTTCCAGGAGCTGGAGTCGCTGTCATGCTGCGAGGGCGACGATTCCGGCCCGGACATGGATAGCATATCGATTGGTTCGACGCCGAAGCCGTCGCTGCGTCCGTTTTTTACCAACTCGCGAATAATGCTCCACGATAATCTAACGGGCAACGGAGGAGGCGGCGCCCTTGGCAGCTCTGGTGGCATTGGCGGCACCCC AGGAAACTCTGAGCGCCGATCATCGGATAAGAGCGACCAATTGACCAATTCATCTtacaatattgaaaataacaaaaaccaaaaaagcattcatttaacaaacaataacaattcgGCTACAACACCAG ATCGTGGCGGTAACGACAGTTCCGGCAATGAGGGCAATGCTGGCTATACGGATGGTCAAAATTCAGATCCACAGAACAGTCCGCCGCGTGACAAGGATTATCTGCATCgtcagcatcatcagcagctgACACCAGTGAGCTCCGTGGGTGGCAAcatgggcagcagcagcattacACCGCCGCACGCACAAACCGAGAAGCGATCGCGACTATTTCGCACCTCCAGCAATACACCCGCTGTTGCAGGAGGCGGAGGCAGTGGAGCAGGTGCTGGCAATGTGAGCAATAGCAGCAGTGCTGTGGGCAAACGAAAGCATACGCTAAGCTTGAGTGCTGAGCCGCGTTCTGCGCTTGAGACTTGCTTGTCGCCTACGAATGTGGAGCCCAGGAAGCTGCTGCTCGACCAGCTGAGTCGTGTGTTTGCCGGCGATGACAACGTCATACCCGAGGTGGTGACCATCATCAGTCCACCCGAGGCGCTGGGCGGCAGCACGCTGCTAGCCAAGCTTGTCACGCTGTTTGCCAACTCCTTTAAGCCAGCCTTTGTGCCGCAAAACACGGCCGAGGTCAAGGCGGTGCTCCAGGCGCTCATGGCCAAGATACAGAAATA CTGCAACTCGAATGCAAAGCCGCCGCACACAGTAAAGGTGCTGCTCATTGGAGGCGATTGGCTGCAGGGCGCCACATTGCGTCACTATGTGGAGCTGCTCGGCGTGCGTCCGCCCGACTGGCTGAATCACTTGCGCTTCTATCTGGTGCCCATTGgtggtggcagcagcaacggcagcgtGGCACGGCATCTTAGCCAAATGGATCAAGCCTATGCCGCCATGTTTGGCTCCGACAACTGGTCGCAACTCTGCGAACGAGCTGCAGCCACAGCTGCGGCTGTTAGTGCCGTGACCACGGTGAATGCCACAGCGTTGACTGCGAATCTTGCGGATGCAGCTGCGGTGGCCAAGTCGGATATTGCGGAGCTGGTGCAGCGCATTCAGCGCTATCTGCATGCGGCGGGTCCTTGCACACAGATTCCCATTGCCGAGGCCATGGTCAACTACAAGGACGAGGATTCGTGCCAGATCTTTGTGCCCTTCGTCAGC GATGTGCGCATTGGTTATTTGGATGCGCAGGCCTCGCTGGATCTCGAAGAGAACGCCGGCTCGAATGCGGCTGGCACGGCGAGCAGCGGAGGCTCTGGAAACGCTTCCAGCTTGCCCATACCCATTGGCGGCCAGAGCACGCCCGGCGTCTCCGGATCGCcgccacagcagctgctgctgcagcagcaaggTGGCCAGAGTCAAGGCCAGAATATGGGACGCATATCACCACCGCTACAGACACCACCGTCGTCGGGCAACTCACATCGGGATCGAGGCTCGAGTGATGCACAGAATACGCCCTCGTCGCTGTCATCGCAGACGTTTAGCGGCGCCTTGGCTGCCGCCGAAGCTGTGGAGCTGCAGGTGGATTATTGGCCACTGGTGCGACCGGGCGATCAGCATGTCAAGGAGTCGAAGGGGGGAATGTCGCGTGGCGGCGACTCGGGGGGAGGCAAGAATAGCATTAAGAGTACGTTTAGGAATCTGCAGGTGTGGCGTCTGCCGCAGCATGCACAGCAACTGGGTGATATGTCCAATGGACTGACTGTTAGTTTCGCCACCAGGGagaagaaacagaagcaga TTATGCGCTTGGGCAAGAAGAAGGATAAGGAGCGTGATCTCGAGAAGGAGCAGTGCGTTGAGGGCGTGGCACGACTCATTTGCTCGCCCAAGCAATCGCATCCAGTTCCGCTGCGAG TGTATATCGATGGTACTGAGTGGACTGGCGTTAAGTTCTTCCAGCTGTCATCGCAATGGCAAACGCACGTCAAGAATTTCCCCATTGCGCTCATCGGCTGCACGCCCATGTCCTGTGCTGAATTAACCTAG